A single genomic interval of Helianthus annuus cultivar XRQ/B chromosome 13, HanXRQr2.0-SUNRISE, whole genome shotgun sequence harbors:
- the LOC110901371 gene encoding uncharacterized protein LOC110901371, giving the protein MALTSIPSFFVIQSSASKLYLTPNTTEKRPSGVLEFSEARIFSPRVKFAAEQSKKGGDATLVHIRSCFNNKYWVPHEVSKGVFEVGASANKPQEDTTDPACTLFRVSIHSDPDGTSGFRFFHVSTSLYAVNLSGGLGMITGPPSYSTFPAVDWETLVILPDQVAFRSQQLGGNYLRSRVIDGYNHNSFESGLDIGNPEVGYELIPASHGNYYRIKSLSYGKLLTRINPEWIAAHAEVEDNSNDTLFSFIKVSDNVFALSYFANKRFCGGAGAHNCLSASYSQLSKETRLIVEERVLQKKISNVRYRLDHSIIYDEQVEEVVTEFATNISPDKENSTTLEFTQTESITATWNNSQSLSIGVSLSAGVSLGVSFEAEEIPFVANTTLELSLSTEYGSSHEWGTANTKEHESKASYTVPVPPLTTMKLSLMVSKGACDVPFDYTERVLLSNGEWVTREKDDGMYKGLNTLKFDFHSSKVGYQPGLGQVIGDQ; this is encoded by the coding sequence ATGGCGCTAACATCAATCCCAAGTTTTTTCGTGATTCAATCCTCTGCTAGCAAGCTTTATTTAACTCCAAATACCACAGAAAAAAGGCCATCAGGTGTTCTGGAATTCAGCGAAGCTCGTATATTTAGTCCGCGTGTAAAGTTCGCAGCGGAGCAATCAAAAAAGGGTGGTGATGCTACCTTGGTACACATAAGATCTTGCTTCAACAATAAGTATTGGGTGCCACATGAAGTTAGCAAAGGAGTATTTGAGGTTGGCGCGTCCGCCAACAAACCACAGGAAGACACAACAGATCCCGCATGTACCTTGTTCCGTGTTTCTATCCATTCAGATCCAGATGGAACCTCGGGTTTTCGGTTTTTCCACGTCAGTACGTCTCTGTACGCAGTGAACTTATCGGGCGGCTTGGGGATGATCACCGGTCCTCCTAGTTATTCTACTTTCCCTGCGGTTGACTGGGAAACGCTTGTGATACTTCCTGATCAAGTCGCATTCAGATCTCAACAGCTAGGTGGCAATTACCTTCGCTCCCGTGTCATTGATGGTTACAATCATAATAGCTTTGAGTCTGGATTGGACATTGGAAATCCAGAAGTAGGCTATGAACTCATTCCCGCTTCTCATGGTAATTACTATCGTATAAAGAGCTTGTCATATGGAAAGCTGTTGACGAGAATAAACCCCGAGTGGATAGCGGCTCATGCTGAAGTTGAAGACAACTCTAATGACACCTTGTTTTCATTTATCAAAGTAAGCGACAATGTCTTTGCTCTTTCTTATTTCGCCAACAAGAGGTTCTGCGGTGGAGCCGGAGCTCACAATTGCTTGAGTGCGTCCTATTCGCAACTATCAAAAGAGACGAGGCTGATAGTTGAAGAGCGCGTCCTGCAGAAAAAGATCTCAAATGTAAGATACCGGCTCGACCACTCCATTATCTATGATGAGCAAGTTGAAGAGGTTGTTACTGAATTTGCAACAAATATTAGCCCTGACAAAGAAAACAGTACCACCTTAGAATTTACTCAAACCGAGTCCATTACCGCTACATGGAATAACAGTCAGTCATTGAGTATTGGAGTATCTTTGAGTGCTGGAGTATCTTTGGGTGTAAGTTTCGAAGCTGAGGAGATTCCATTTGTTGCCAATACGACGCTGGAGTTGTCATTGTCAACTGAATACGGATCCTCGCATGAATGGGGAACGGCCAACACGAAAGAGCATGAATCAAAGGCAAGTTACACTGTTCCGGTGCCACCGTTAACTACAATGAAGTTATCGCTTATGGTTTCCAAGGGTGCTTGCGACGTGCCTTTTGACTACACGGAAAGAGTCCTTCTTTCAAATGGTGAATGGGTTACAAGAGAAAAGGATGATGGAATGTACAAAGGCCTCAACACCTTGAAATTTGATTTCCATTCCTCAAAAGTGGGTTATCAGCCTGGTCTAGGACAAGTGATTGGTGACCAGTGA